From Actinomyces procaprae:
CCGACGCGGCAGCGCCGGGGGCAGACCGCCCGCCTTCGACCCCGTGGCCTACAAGGACCGCAACGCCGTGGAGCGGTGCTTCGGCCAGCTCAAGCAGAACCGCGCCATGGCCACCAGGTACGACAAGCTCGCCGTCCGCTACCAAGCCACCACCCACATCGCCAGCATCGACCACTGGCTCAAACGACTTACATAACACGCCCTAGCGGGCTGTTCGTGTTTGGGTGTGTGGTGGTTGGTGGTGCGGGTCTTTGCGACGCCGCGGTCAGGGAGATACTGGGGCTGCGGGGTGTGTTGGCTACGCCCCCGCCCCTGGGCACGGCCCCGGTCCCCACGCGACAACTTGTATACGACGGCGGGCCGCCCTCCTGCCCGAGCAGGGGGACGGCCCGCCGTCGTCGCGATCGGGCCGGGGCCCGCCGACGGCGGCGCGGAACGCGCGCCTACCGGCGAACCACTCCGGCCGAGCCGGTCAAACCGACCGGGCAGTCGATCAGTACATGCCGCCCATCTCGTCACCGGCGCCCGCGCCGGCGGCCGGGGCCGGGGGCTCGGGCTTGTCGGCGACGACGGCCTCGGTGGTCAGGAACAGGCCCGCGATGGACGCGGCGTTCTGCAGCGCGGAGCGGGTGACCTTGACCGGGTCGGCGATGCCGGCGGCCAGCAGGTTGGTGTACTCACCGGTCTGGGCGTTCAGGCCCTCACCGGTGGGCAGGTTGCGCACGCGCTCGGCCACGACGCCGCCCTCAAGGCCGGCGTTGATGGCGATCTGCTTGAGCGGGGCCTCCAGGGCGACGCGCACGATGGCGGCGCCGGTGGCCTCGTCGTCGGACAGGTCGAGGCCGTCCAGGGCGGATGCGGCCTGCAGCAGCGACACACCACCACCGGCGACGATGCCCTCCTCGACGGCGGCCTTGGCGTTGCGCACGGCGTCCTCAATGCGGTGCTTGCGCTCCTTGAGCTCGACCTCGGTGGCGGCACCGGACTTCAGAACGGCGACGCCGCCGGCCAGCTTGGCCAGGCGCTCGGACAGCTTCTCGCGGTCGTACTCGGAGTCGGAGCCCTCGATCTCATTGCGGATCTGGGTGACGCGGGCCTCAATGGCGTCCTTGTCACCGGCGCCGTCGACGATCGTGGTCTCGTCCTTGGTGACGACGACCTTGCGGGCCTGGCCGAGGTCCTCCAGGGTGGCGTTCTCCAGCTTCAGGCCAACGGTCTCGGAGATGACGGTACCGCCGGTCAGGATCGCCATGTCCTGCAGCATCGCCTTACGGCGGTCGCCGAAGCCCGGAGCCTTGACGGCCACGGACTTGAAGGTGCCGCGGATACGGTTGACCACGAGGGTGGCCAGGGCCTCGGCCTCGACGTCCTCGGCGACGATCGCCAGCGGCTTGCCGGACTGCATGACCTTCTCCAGCAGGGGCAGCAGGTCCTTGACGTTGGAGATCTTGGACTCGACCAGCAGGATGTAGGCGTCCTCCAGGACGGCCTCCTGGCGGTCGGCGTCGGTGACGAAGTAGGGGGAGATGAAGCCCTTGTCGAAGCGCATGCCCTCGGTGACCTCGAGCTCGAGGCCGAAGGTGTTGGACTCCTCCACGGTGATGACGCCGTCGTGGCCGACCTTCTCCAGGGCCTCGGCGATCATGGCGCCGATCTGCTCGTCAGCGGCGGAGATGGAGGCGGTGGCCGCGATCTCGTCCTGAGTCTCGACCTCCTTGGCGTCGGCCAGCAGGCGCTCGACGATGGCGGCGACGGCCTTGTCGATGCCGCGGCGCACGGCGATCGGGTTCGCGCCGGCGGCCACGTTGCGCAGGCCCTCACGCACCAGCGCCTGAGCCAGGACGGTGGCGGTGGTGGTGCCGTCACCGGCGACGTCGTCGGTCTTCTTGGCGACCTCCTTGACCAGCTCGGCGCCGATCTTCTCGTAGGGGTCCTCGAGCTCGATCTCCTTGGCGATGGTCACGCCGTCGTTGGTGATGGTCGGGGCGCCCCACTTCTTGTCGAGGACGACGTTGCGGCCCTTGGGGCCGAGGGTGACCTTGACGGTGTCGGCGAGGGTGTTCAGGCCCCGCTCCATTCCGCGGCGGGCTTCCTCGTCGAAAGCGATGATCTTGGGCATTGCTGCTCCTGTATCGGGTGGTGGCCGGCTGGTGCCCGCGACGGACGGGGCGGCGCCCGACGTTCATGTCCCGCCCGACGCCGACCCTCACCTGCCGGCCTGGGTCGTTCACCGGACCCGGGGAGCGGCTTTGTCACTCTCCGGGTCCGAGTGCTAACCGCAATGCTGGCACTCTCGACCCTTGAGTGCAAGACGCTCAGGTTCGCCGTCGGCCCGAAACGGGGTGTGAAAGAGCTCTCCGCGGGCCGTTCGCGTGGACCCCGGCGTGTCACTTGTGCCGGTCTCAGCAGCCATATCAACCGACCTCGGCACGTAAGATCTACCGACCTCGGCACGTAACAACTACCGATCTCGGCACGTAAGATCTACCGATCTCGGCGAGGAGGGGTCACTCCTGGTAGTCGCTGCGCAGAACCACGACAATCGGGTTGGACTGGGCCTCCTCGGCGGACTCGACCACCTCACCAGCCCCGAGCACGTCGGCGACCGCCTGCGCGGTGGCCGCCAGATCGGCGGACGCGTAGTAGACGGTCGTGTCGGCCGGCTCCTCCAGGGAGTACACGCCCTGCGAGACGGTGACCGCGGTGAAGCCGGCGTTTTGCAGCTTGTCTCCGGTACGGGTGGCCAGGCCGGTGGTGTCGGTGCCGTTGTGCACCGTGATGCCGGTCGTGTAGTCGGCGCTGCCCGCGGGCTCGGCCGTCGCCTCCGCGGTCGCCTCCCCGGTGGCCTGCTGCCCGGAGTCGGAGGCCTGTGCGGTCGCGGTGTCCTCCGCGGGCGCCGTCGCCGCGGTTGATCCCCCGCCCCCGGTCGAGTGCCGCCCGAGCAGCCCTACGGCGCCCCAGGCCAGCAACGGCACGATGATGAGGATGGCGAGCAGCGGAATCCAGCTGCGCCAGGCGGGAACTTGGGCGCGATGAACCCCGACGGGCACCGGACCGTCGGTTTCGGCGTCGAACTCGTCGTCGGGGTAGTCGTAGCGGCTCACCCTGCGAGAATACCGGCAGCTCGCCGCCATGGGGGCAGATGCGCGCCGACACCCCGACGCCGCTGCGCGCACACTAGGCTCGGAACGTGACCGAGCCGAAGCCCCTGTCCGAGATCATCCACCCCTCCTGGGCCGCGGCCCTCGCGCCGGTGGAGCCCACCATCCACGAAATCGGCGCGAGGCTGCGTGAGGAGGTGGCGGCCGGGCGCGGCTACCTGCCTGCGGGCACCGACGTGCTGCGCGCCTTCACCTATCCGCTCGACGACGTCAAGGTACTCATCGTCGGCCAGGACCCCTATCCGACGCCGGGCCACCCGATGGGGCTGAGCTTCTCGGTGCAGCCGGGAGTGCGCCCGCCGCGGAGCCTGGAGAACATCTACACCGAGCTGGTCAGCGACCTGGGCGTGACACGCCCCACCTCCGGCGACCTGACCCCGTGGTCACTGCAGGGCGTCATGCTGCTCAACCGGGTCCTGACCGTGCGGCCGGGCGCGCCGGCGTCGCACCGGGGCTGGGGCTGGGAGACGGTCACCCAGCGCGCCATCGAGGCACTGGTGGCGCGGCGCCGGCCGCTGGTGGCGATCCTGTGGGGCCGGCCGGCGCAGTCCCTGTCCCCCATGCTCGGCTCGACGCCGATCATCGCCTCCCCGCATCCCTCGCCGTTGAGCGCCTCCCGCGGCTTCTTCGGATCGCGCCCCTTCTCACGGGCGAATACTGAGCTGGAGCGCCTGGGGGCGACGCCGGTCGACTGGCGCCTGCCCTGAGCCCCCACGCCGGGGCCGACCGGTCACTCCCCGACGGCGTGCAGGTGCATGCGCGTGCCGGGGCCGATTTCATCGCGGGCGCCGAGCTCCTCCAGGTCGACGCCGTCGCGCACTGCGGGCGCGGGCACGAAACCGGTGACGGTGGCGACCCCGAGGTCCAGGAACAGCGGGTGCATGGGGGTGGAGGGGCCCACCAGCACCGTATGCGCCCCGCCGCCGACGGCCAGGTCGATCAGCCGCGGCATGGTCTTGTTGACCAGGCTCGAGGAGGAGATGAATACGTAGTCGGACTCCGGGAGCAGGTACTCGCAGGCGGAGTCCGGGTAGTCGCCGGGCCGCGGGTCGCGTTCCATGATCCACAGCTCGCCCGCCCGCCACAGGGCGCGGCCGGCGAAGGGGAAGTGCCCGATGATCGCCACTTTCCGGTCGGCGACGGCGTCGCGGTACGGATCGAAGACCTGGCCCCAGGTCAGTCCCGCCCCGGTGGGGACGAAGCCGTGGGAGGCGGCGACGTCGCGCCGGGAGTACCAGGAGTTGATCGCGGCAAGCCCCACGCTCGCCTCGGCCAGGTTCCAGCTCTTGGCCAGGGCGGCGACGTCACGCAGGGGCCGACCGCCGTCGGGGACGTCGGCGGAGGCGGCCGGGCGAGTGGTGGCGGCCAGCGACCAGGCGGAGCCCAGGCCGCCGGCGGAGTTGAGCACGCGAGTCCAGCGCGGGCCGCGGTGGGAGGCGACGACGGTGACGTCGTCGGGAAGGTCGTCGATGAGTGCTTCGTAGATCTCCCAGGGGCTGACCACCACGGCTCTCCTCACGACTGGGCTGAAGGGCCGGCCACACCAACCCCATTCACAGGCGAGCCTCACCTTACGTGTACACGCAGTGAGCAGTCACGGGGATCTCAACAGGCGGCACGATCCGCCCGCGCCGAGCAAGTGGAGCCGCGTGTCGGACTCGAACCGACGACCTGCTGTTTACAAGACAGCCGCTCTACCCCTACCCTGACCATGCGGGGTGCCGCAAAACGGCGGAACTCCAACGAAAAACAGCCGCTCACACTACGCC
This genomic window contains:
- a CDS encoding LytR C-terminal domain-containing protein, whose amino-acid sequence is MSRYDYPDDEFDAETDGPVPVGVHRAQVPAWRSWIPLLAILIIVPLLAWGAVGLLGRHSTGGGGSTAATAPAEDTATAQASDSGQQATGEATAEATAEPAGSADYTTGITVHNGTDTTGLATRTGDKLQNAGFTAVTVSQGVYSLEEPADTTVYYASADLAATAQAVADVLGAGEVVESAEEAQSNPIVVVLRSDYQE
- a CDS encoding Rossmann-like domain-containing protein, translating into MVSPWEIYEALIDDLPDDVTVVASHRGPRWTRVLNSAGGLGSAWSLAATTRPAASADVPDGGRPLRDVAALAKSWNLAEASVGLAAINSWYSRRDVAASHGFVPTGAGLTWGQVFDPYRDAVADRKVAIIGHFPFAGRALWRAGELWIMERDPRPGDYPDSACEYLLPESDYVFISSSSLVNKTMPRLIDLAVGGGAHTVLVGPSTPMHPLFLDLGVATVTGFVPAPAVRDGVDLEELGARDEIGPGTRMHLHAVGE
- the groL gene encoding chaperonin GroEL (60 kDa chaperone family; promotes refolding of misfolded polypeptides especially under stressful conditions; forms two stacked rings of heptamers to form a barrel-shaped 14mer; ends can be capped by GroES; misfolded proteins enter the barrel where they are refolded when GroES binds), which codes for MPKIIAFDEEARRGMERGLNTLADTVKVTLGPKGRNVVLDKKWGAPTITNDGVTIAKEIELEDPYEKIGAELVKEVAKKTDDVAGDGTTTATVLAQALVREGLRNVAAGANPIAVRRGIDKAVAAIVERLLADAKEVETQDEIAATASISAADEQIGAMIAEALEKVGHDGVITVEESNTFGLELEVTEGMRFDKGFISPYFVTDADRQEAVLEDAYILLVESKISNVKDLLPLLEKVMQSGKPLAIVAEDVEAEALATLVVNRIRGTFKSVAVKAPGFGDRRKAMLQDMAILTGGTVISETVGLKLENATLEDLGQARKVVVTKDETTIVDGAGDKDAIEARVTQIRNEIEGSDSEYDREKLSERLAKLAGGVAVLKSGAATEVELKERKHRIEDAVRNAKAAVEEGIVAGGGVSLLQAASALDGLDLSDDEATGAAIVRVALEAPLKQIAINAGLEGGVVAERVRNLPTGEGLNAQTGEYTNLLAAGIADPVKVTRSALQNAASIAGLFLTTEAVVADKPEPPAPAAGAGAGDEMGGMY
- a CDS encoding uracil-DNA glycosylase, which encodes MTEPKPLSEIIHPSWAAALAPVEPTIHEIGARLREEVAAGRGYLPAGTDVLRAFTYPLDDVKVLIVGQDPYPTPGHPMGLSFSVQPGVRPPRSLENIYTELVSDLGVTRPTSGDLTPWSLQGVMLLNRVLTVRPGAPASHRGWGWETVTQRAIEALVARRRPLVAILWGRPAQSLSPMLGSTPIIASPHPSPLSASRGFFGSRPFSRANTELERLGATPVDWRLP